The sequence AAAGCTACCAAAATATCCACGTTCAATGGACATATACTACTACAAAGCAGGAGCAAGTGAAGCCGAAGCAATGTGCTATGATGAAGAATGGTATACAATAGTAGGGAAAGCGTGTATACTTTCAGAAAACATTGAGTTGTATATTTTATTTGGAGTTTTTGAAGACGCACTAGAGTTTGATACGATGTATGATAGTCATGGTGAATACTATTATGCACCTAGACCTTTTATAAATTAAAGTTACTTGTAATAGATTAGTAACTTGAATAAGATTGGTAAAATGGCAATATTATTATTTCAACAACACCTTTTTATTCATAAGAaacaaagtacaagaaacaaagtacaagaaacaaactaCAAGAAACATGATACAAcaaactaaatacaacaaattactAATGAAAACCTATGGGTTTCTAGTACGTGGACAAGTATTCCTGTTGTGACCTTCAGTTCTGCATATACCACACTTTGGAGCTTGCTTTTCACATTCATCCATCTGGTTCTTCATACGTTTTGATTGCTTCCGCCCTCTGTGCTTAATCAATCTTGATGGATCGGCCATAATTTTTCATTCTATATGTGTCCAGTAGCTCGCATCTCTTAAAGGATTAAAATGATCACTATATTGCTCTCTCCATGTAGGAGTTGTATACTTTTTactaatttgtttatttatatcctCGTTTAGATGGCTACATACGGAAATGGCATGAGAGCAAGGTAATCTTTGGTGTTGCCAAATACCACATGAACACCTTTTCCTTTTAAACTCCACTGTGTAATCAGTGCCACCCTCACCACTTCTTTGATACGTTGAATGAACCTTGTAGATACCTTGTTCTTCGTGATAACATGTTGTTTTGTAACGTTGAGCTCTTTTTGCCCATTCGTTAAAGATGTTAAACATGTACTTCGAAAGTGGTGAATTACATAGCCTTGCTTCTCGACTTTGGTCGTAGAAGTGTTGTCTGGTGTAATCAAAGGTATATTCGATACACGCTTTGATCGGCATCATTCGGGCATGACGGAACACATTGTTGAGTGACTCAGCAATATTTGTCATTGTGTTACCCCAACGACTCCTCTGACTGTCCCTATACACAGTCCATTTGCCTACATCAGCATCTTTCAAATATTGCCAAGCCTCAACACTAGCTTGTTTGATGGCCCTGAAAGCATTCTTGTACAATATTTGATTTGTTGTTGAACCGACTGTCCAACATAAGCGTTTGAGCGATTTCACTTTAGTGTGTTTGCTCAACAAGTTACTACGAATGTGGCACAAGCAGTACCTATGTTCCCAACCATATGTTTGAGCACCCATTGCATGTAAGATACCTTGGTGTTGATCAGAGATGACACACAACTTTTCGTCTCCAATAACATTTTCTTGGAGCATTTGCAAAAACCAAGACCAACTTTCGTTACTTTCTTCATCAACTAGGGCAAAGGCAATAGGTAGAATTTGATTGTTAGCATTTTTGGCAACCgctgttgtgacgatcgctccaaatccatatggacgaacacgtcattcattgatttcattgcgaggtatttgacctctatatgatacgttttgtaaacattgcattcttttgaaaaggcacaccataaatgaatatttaaatcaaaggttttcgacatttgatgatttctacatatagacaatcaccgtaaataatagtttacaacagtactttcgttgacaatgcagtcaaaataagatacgtggtgatgatttggtgaatgcaacgttttcttgaaaaatatgccatgtaagactccatgcacatagcttgtctatcatataagcaaacagtggaagacttctagggaacctgagaataaacatgctaacaagtgtcaacacaaaggttggtgagttcatagttttaatgttgcgcataatctgtatataaaggtagatcacaagatttcagttgtttcatccagaaacgtttatcaaaatattctacgaaattgagcaccctggtaactaaacttaacgtatatataatttgtaccctttgtataatcatcttaataatacacgcaaaccaacgtgtacgcttctcaaatagcatacgtccgttaaaagactagtgctctagctcggacggggatgtcaagccctatggatccatatactactactcgcgcccaccagttcttataactggcagttactagttaccaaagctaaggaattttcggttcagactcagtgtagaatttagtatgtacttgtatccattgcgtttaaaataaagtgcatgtattctcagcccaaaaatatatattgcaaaagcaattaaaaagggagcaaatgaaactcacgcatataaatctagtattttcagtatttataaacagtcgcatgtattctcagcccaaaaatatattgagtaaaagggatcatatgaaactcaccttagcagcacataaagttgttcaccgaaatgtgttcaaaactcggaataccaaataattgtagatctcaacgtatcaatattgagattcaatattgtaggacagtacgtaaacgtaacggagatgataaacactaggtttaacttgcgaacaatacccatg comes from Rutidosis leptorrhynchoides isolate AG116_Rl617_1_P2 chromosome 4, CSIRO_AGI_Rlap_v1, whole genome shotgun sequence and encodes:
- the LOC139842630 gene encoding uncharacterized protein encodes the protein MLQENVIGDEKLCVISDQHQGILHAMGAQTYGWEHRYCLCHIRSNLLSKHTKVKSLKRLCWTVGSTTNQILYKNAFRAIKQASVEAWQYLKDADVGKWTVYRDSQRSRWGNTMTNIAESLNNVFRHARMMPIKACIEYTFDYTRQHFYDQSREARLCNSPLSKYMFNIFNEWAKRAQRYKTTCYHEEQGIYKVHSTYQRSGEGGTDYTVEFKRKRCSCGIWQHQRLPCSHAISVCSHLNEDINKQISKKYTTPTWREQYSDHFNPLRDASYWTHIE